A single Pan troglodytes isolate AG18354 chromosome X, NHGRI_mPanTro3-v2.0_pri, whole genome shotgun sequence DNA region contains:
- the LOC129138662 gene encoding chondrosarcoma-associated gene 2/3 protein isoform X1, with the protein MWIGLIQLVEGVKRKDQGFLEKEFSHKTNIIMSCEFLACWPAFTVLGDARGDQVDWSRLLRDTGLVKMSRKPRASSPLSNNHPPTPKRRGSGRHPLNPGPEALSKFPRQPGREKGPIKEVPGTKASP; encoded by the exons ATGTGGATAGGCCTCATCCAATTAGTTGAAGGTGTTAAGAGAAAAGACCAAGGTTTCTTGGAAAAGGAATTCTCCCACAAGACTAACATAATAATGTCGTGTGAGTTTCTAGCCTGCTGGCCTGCCTTCACTGTCCTGGGGGACGCTCGGGGAGACCAGGTGGACTGGAGTAGACTGTTGAGAGACACTGGTCTGGTGAAGATGTCCAGGAAACCACGAGCCTCCAGCCCATTGTCCAACAACCACCCACCAACACCAAAGAGGCGAGGAAGTGGAAGGCATCCTCTCAACCCTGGCCCAGAAGCCCTATCAAA GTTCCCAAGACAACCCGGAAGGGAAAAGGGACCCATCAAGGAAGTTCCAGGAACAAAAGCCTCTCCCTAA
- the LOC129138662 gene encoding chondrosarcoma-associated gene 2/3 protein isoform X2, translated as MWIGLIQLVEGVKRKDQGFLEKEFSHKTNIIMSCEFLACWPAFTVLGDARGDQVDWSRLLRDTGLVKMSRKPRASSPLSNNHPPTPKRFPRQPGREKGPIKEVPGTKASP; from the exons ATGTGGATAGGCCTCATCCAATTAGTTGAAGGTGTTAAGAGAAAAGACCAAGGTTTCTTGGAAAAGGAATTCTCCCACAAGACTAACATAATAATGTCGTGTGAGTTTCTAGCCTGCTGGCCTGCCTTCACTGTCCTGGGGGACGCTCGGGGAGACCAGGTGGACTGGAGTAGACTGTTGAGAGACACTGGTCTGGTGAAGATGTCCAGGAAACCACGAGCCTCCAGCCCATTGTCCAACAACCACCCACCAACACCAAAGAG GTTCCCAAGACAACCCGGAAGGGAAAAGGGACCCATCAAGGAAGTTCCAGGAACAAAAGCCTCTCCCTAA
- the MAGEA6 gene encoding melanoma-associated antigen 6 (The RefSeq protein has 1 substitution compared to this genomic sequence), translating to MPLEQRSQHCKPEEGLEARGEARGEAVGLVGAQAPATEEQEAASSSSTLVEVTLGEVPAAESPDPPQSPQGASSLPTTMNYPLSSQSYEGSSNQEEEGPSTFPDLESEFQAALSRKVAELVHFLLLKYRAREPVTKAEMLGSVVGNWQYFFPVIFSKASNSLELVFGIELMEVDAIGHLYIFATCLGLSYDGLLGDNQIMPKTGFLIIVLAIIAREGDCAPEEKIWEELSVLEVFEGREESILGDPKKLLTQHFVQENYLEYRQVPGSDPTCYEFLWGPRALVETSYVKVLHHMLKISGAPPISYPPLHEWVLREGEE from the coding sequence ATGCCCCTTGAGCAGAGGAGTCAGCACTGCAAGCCTGAAGAAGGCCTTGAGGCCCGAGGAGAGGCCCGAGGAGAGGCCGTGGGCCTGGTGGGTGCGCAGGCTCCTGCTACTGAGGAGCAGGAggctgcctcctcctcttctaCTCTAGTTGAAGTCACCCTGGGGGAGGTGCCTGCTGCCGAGTCACCAGATCCTCCCCAGAGTCCTCAGGGAGCCTCCAGCCTCCCCACTACCATGAACTACCCTCTCTCGAGCCAATCCTATGAGGGCTCCAGCAACCAAGAAGAGGAGGGGCCAAGCACCTTCCCTGACCAGGAGTCCGAGTTCCAAGCAGCACTCAGTAGGAAGGTGGCTGAGTTGGTTCATTTTCTGCTCCTCAAGTATCGAGCCAGGGAGCCGGTCACAAAGGCAGAAATGCTGGGGAGTGTCGTCGGAAATTGGCAGTACTTCTTTCCTGTGATCTTCAGCAAAGCTTCCAATTCCTTGGAGCTGGTCTTTGGCATCGAGCTGATGGAAGTGGACGCCATCGGCCACTTGTACATCTTtgccacctgcctgggcctctcctACGATGGCCTGCTGGGTGACAATCAGATCATGCCCAAGACAGGCTTCCTGATAATCGTCCTGGCCATAATCGCAAGAGAGGGCGACTGTGCCCCTGAGGAGAAAATCTGGGAGGAGCTGAGTGTGTTAGAGGTGtttgaggggagggaagagagtaTCTTGGGGGATCCCAAGAAGCTGCTCACCCAACATTTCGTGCAGGAAAACTACCTGGAGTACCGGCAGGTCCCCGGCAGTGATCCTACATGCTATGAGTTCCTGTGGGGTCCAAGGGCCCTCGTTGAAACCAGCTATGTGAAAGTCCTGCACCATATGCTAAAGATCAGTGGAGCACCTCCCATTTCCTACCCACCCCTGCATGAGTGGGTTTTGAGAGAGGGGGAAGAGTGA
- the MAGEA6 gene encoding melanoma-associated antigen 6 isoform X1, with amino-acid sequence MPLEQRSQHCKPEEGLEARGEARGEAVGLVGAQAPATEEQEAASSSSTLVEVTLGEVPAAESPDPPQSPQGASSLPTTMNYPLSSQSYEGSSNQEEEGPSTFPDQESEFQAALSRKVAELVHFLLLKYRAREPVTKAEMLGSVVGNWQYFFPVIFSKASNSLELVFGIELMEVDAIGHLYIFATCLGLSYDGLLGDNQIMPKTGFLIIVLAIIAREGDCAPEEKIWEELSVLEVFEGREESILGDPKKLLTQHFVQENYLEYRQVPGSDPTCYEFLWGPRALVETSYVKVLHHMLKISGAPPISYPPLHEWVLREGEE; translated from the coding sequence ATGCCCCTTGAGCAGAGGAGTCAGCACTGCAAGCCTGAAGAAGGCCTTGAGGCCCGAGGAGAGGCCCGAGGAGAGGCCGTGGGCCTGGTGGGTGCGCAGGCTCCTGCTACTGAGGAGCAGGAggctgcctcctcctcttctaCTCTAGTTGAAGTCACCCTGGGGGAGGTGCCTGCTGCCGAGTCACCAGATCCTCCCCAGAGTCCTCAGGGAGCCTCCAGCCTCCCCACTACCATGAACTACCCTCTCTCGAGCCAATCCTATGAGGGCTCCAGCAACCAAGAAGAGGAGGGGCCAAGCACCTTCCCTGACCAGGAGTCCGAGTTCCAAGCAGCACTCAGTAGGAAGGTGGCTGAGTTGGTTCATTTTCTGCTCCTCAAGTATCGAGCCAGGGAGCCGGTCACAAAGGCAGAAATGCTGGGGAGTGTCGTCGGAAATTGGCAGTACTTCTTTCCTGTGATCTTCAGCAAAGCTTCCAATTCCTTGGAGCTGGTCTTTGGCATCGAGCTGATGGAAGTGGACGCCATCGGCCACTTGTACATCTTtgccacctgcctgggcctctcctACGATGGCCTGCTGGGTGACAATCAGATCATGCCCAAGACAGGCTTCCTGATAATCGTCCTGGCCATAATCGCAAGAGAGGGCGACTGTGCCCCTGAGGAGAAAATCTGGGAGGAGCTGAGTGTGTTAGAGGTGtttgaggggagggaagagagtaTCTTGGGGGATCCCAAGAAGCTGCTCACCCAACATTTCGTGCAGGAAAACTACCTGGAGTACCGGCAGGTCCCCGGCAGTGATCCTACATGCTATGAGTTCCTGTGGGGTCCAAGGGCCCTCGTTGAAACCAGCTATGTGAAAGTCCTGCACCATATGCTAAAGATCAGTGGAGCACCTCCCATTTCCTACCCACCCCTGCATGAGTGGGTTTTGAGAGAGGGGGAAGAGTGA